Proteins encoded in a region of the Acidobacteriota bacterium genome:
- a CDS encoding M20/M25/M40 family metallo-hydrolase, protein MKSLLICVVLLLVTSVCVFGQTSVTTAVRDYRTTDEHRLLRDFVGMLSIPNVASDTPNIRRNADYLIAQMQKRGLKPRLLEADDARVPPVVFGEYITPGAAKTIIFYAHYDGQPTDAADWAGSKPWEPVLRTASLDKGGKIIPFPRDGEKIDPEWRLYARSASDDKAGVFAILTAFDALIAKGIKPTVNIKFFFEGEEEAGSPNLKEILEKHKEILKADAFIVCDGPIHQSGRKQVVFGVRGDVNVELTVYGAKRPLHSGHYGNWSPNPALLLAKLLGSMKDDLGNITIKGWNDDVEPLGPAELKNIGDAPQYDEQLKRELGIAYTEGGGKSLLERINQPSLNINGIKSGDVGEKARNVIPTTATTVLDLRLVKGNDHIRQVAKLRRHIESQGYYVIDHDPTDEERQKYQRIAKFNHVPGSYNAQRTRMDLPVSISVINAVQGTTLQPVVQMPSLGGSLPLSIISETLQVPTITVPIANHDNNQHAENENIRIQNLWDGIETFAAMMTMKN, encoded by the coding sequence ATGAAAAGTCTCTTGATCTGCGTTGTATTATTACTCGTCACGTCGGTTTGCGTATTTGGCCAGACCTCCGTTACGACGGCGGTTCGCGACTATCGCACTACAGATGAGCACCGACTTCTACGCGATTTCGTTGGCATGCTTTCGATCCCCAACGTAGCATCCGATACGCCCAATATCCGTCGGAATGCAGACTATCTCATCGCCCAGATGCAGAAGCGAGGTTTGAAGCCGCGCTTACTTGAGGCGGACGACGCCAGGGTCCCGCCAGTTGTTTTTGGTGAGTACATCACGCCAGGTGCGGCCAAGACGATCATTTTCTATGCTCACTATGACGGGCAGCCGACAGATGCCGCTGACTGGGCAGGAAGCAAGCCGTGGGAGCCGGTGCTGAGAACGGCATCGCTTGATAAGGGTGGAAAGATCATTCCGTTTCCACGAGATGGCGAGAAGATCGATCCCGAATGGCGTCTCTATGCCCGCTCCGCATCGGACGACAAGGCCGGGGTCTTTGCGATCCTGACCGCTTTTGACGCTCTAATTGCCAAGGGCATCAAGCCAACGGTCAATATAAAGTTCTTTTTCGAGGGCGAAGAAGAAGCAGGTTCGCCGAACCTGAAGGAGATCCTCGAGAAGCACAAGGAAATTTTGAAAGCCGATGCTTTTATCGTCTGCGACGGACCAATTCACCAATCGGGGCGCAAGCAGGTAGTGTTTGGAGTTCGCGGCGACGTTAATGTTGAGCTGACAGTATATGGGGCGAAACGCCCATTGCACAGCGGCCACTATGGTAACTGGTCTCCAAATCCGGCGTTACTTCTTGCCAAGCTTCTTGGCTCAATGAAGGATGATCTTGGCAACATTACTATCAAGGGGTGGAATGACGATGTCGAGCCGTTGGGACCTGCCGAACTGAAGAATATTGGTGACGCTCCGCAATACGATGAGCAGCTGAAACGTGAACTCGGTATCGCCTACACCGAGGGCGGCGGCAAAAGCCTTCTCGAACGTATCAACCAGCCTTCGCTAAACATAAACGGCATCAAAAGTGGTGATGTCGGCGAAAAAGCTCGAAACGTCATTCCCACGACCGCCACGACAGTGCTCGACCTTCGTCTCGTCAAGGGGAACGACCACATTCGCCAGGTCGCTAAACTTCGCCGGCACATTGAATCGCAAGGTTATTACGTCATTGACCATGATCCGACCGACGAAGAGCGCCAAAAGTACCAACGTATTGCAAAATTCAACCACGTCCCCGGGAGCTACAATGCACAGCGAACGCGAATGGACTTGCCCGTCTCCATTTCTGTCATCAATGCGGTCCAGGGAACCACGCTCCAACCGGTTGTACAAATGCCATCCTTAGGCGGCAGCCTGCCGCTTTCGATAATCAGCGAAACCCTTCAGGTGCCGACGATAACGGTCCCGATCGCAAATCACGATAACAACCAGCACGCCGAGAACGAAAATATCCGAATTCAGAATTTGTGGGATGGAATCGAAACATTTGCAGCGATGATGACGATGAAGAATTAG
- a CDS encoding winged helix DNA-binding domain-containing protein gives MKHLPEAIEEYRDRKWRREDGLKIDTAEEAESMIEDLGFCLGLTDVRKAMPSIYIAVCGRRDAHMPRNVQKDAEASRAWVLKDELMARGNLYYGKLIKGKSWFLARRMIPVFNAIWGCSRAGESGVLSKDAQAVLKVLRKEWEMATSDLREACGFKDKKDLTKALDELQLRMKVVPQEALYVPKFTYIWTLAEARFLAEMKIKMKREDAVRELARTYLQMCGMTLLGELAGKFGLNRREAGKANHELVDEGFAERLATGVYKLKEF, from the coding sequence GTGAAGCATCTTCCCGAGGCGATCGAAGAGTACCGCGACCGCAAGTGGCGGCGTGAGGATGGTTTGAAGATCGATACGGCGGAAGAAGCCGAATCGATGATCGAGGATCTCGGGTTTTGCCTTGGACTGACCGACGTGCGGAAGGCAATGCCCTCCATTTATATCGCCGTCTGCGGCCGGCGGGATGCCCACATGCCGCGGAATGTGCAGAAAGACGCCGAAGCGAGCAGGGCATGGGTTCTGAAGGACGAGCTAATGGCCCGCGGAAACCTCTATTACGGGAAACTCATCAAGGGCAAATCGTGGTTTCTGGCCCGCCGGATGATCCCGGTTTTCAATGCGATCTGGGGTTGTTCGAGGGCGGGCGAAAGCGGAGTGCTGTCAAAAGATGCACAGGCCGTTCTGAAAGTGCTCCGGAAGGAATGGGAAATGGCGACGAGCGACCTTCGCGAAGCGTGTGGATTTAAGGACAAAAAGGACCTCACCAAAGCGCTCGATGAACTGCAGCTTCGAATGAAGGTCGTACCGCAGGAAGCGCTTTACGTGCCGAAGTTCACATACATCTGGACCCTGGCCGAGGCTCGATTTCTTGCGGAAATGAAGATCAAGATGAAGCGCGAAGATGCCGTACGCGAACTAGCCCGAACCTACTTGCAGATGTGCGGGATGACACTGCTTGGCGAACTTGCGGGCAAATTCGGTCTTAACCGCAGGGAAGCCGGAAAGGCGAATCACGAGCTGGTGGATGAAGGCTTTGCTGAAAGACTCGCGACCGGTGTCTATAAACTCAAGGAATTTTAG
- a CDS encoding OsmC family protein, producing MSSTPIKAVIRYAGDEMLIGTSPSGHSFAIDTKGDRKSAPTPMELLLVSVAACTAADVISILLKKRQDVTDYRVEVSGERAEEHPRKYETFHVHHIVQGRGVSEAAVARAIELSDGKYCSVAATVRPTAMITTTFSIIEAGAGQ from the coding sequence ATGTCATCAACGCCGATAAAGGCGGTCATCCGTTACGCAGGCGACGAGATGCTGATCGGAACAAGCCCGAGCGGGCACTCGTTTGCTATTGATACTAAAGGAGATAGGAAATCGGCCCCGACGCCGATGGAGCTTTTGCTTGTTTCGGTCGCTGCGTGTACTGCCGCCGACGTCATATCGATATTATTAAAGAAGCGGCAGGACGTAACCGATTACCGCGTTGAGGTAAGCGGCGAGCGGGCAGAGGAGCACCCGCGAAAATATGAGACGTTTCACGTCCACCATATCGTGCAAGGCCGCGGCGTTTCGGAAGCGGCGGTCGCCCGGGCGATCGAGCTTTCGGACGGCAAGTATTGCTCCGTCGCCGCCACCGTCCGCCCGACGGCCATGATCACAACCACCTTCTCGATAATCGAGGCCGGTGCAGGCCAGTAA
- a CDS encoding HEAT repeat domain-containing protein, which yields MFKNLVSIFLAVVLLSAVAIAEIPITIEVQILRAEDELRYDTDIGDLLKHKDAEVRRRAALAAGRIGDAAAVKALAELLANDTEIAVREMAAFALGEIESIEAADVIQRAIGETGRAKLHNVVEADIRGRLAEAAGKIAAANSKDPKAKDLGQAILFVLEAEKMQDRTEQRNESSVG from the coding sequence ATGTTCAAAAACCTTGTTTCAATATTTCTTGCGGTCGTCCTGCTGTCGGCCGTCGCGATCGCCGAGATTCCGATCACCATCGAGGTTCAGATCCTGCGTGCCGAGGACGAACTCCGCTACGACACGGATATCGGTGACCTGCTCAAGCACAAAGACGCAGAAGTTCGTCGCCGTGCCGCGCTTGCGGCCGGGCGGATCGGCGATGCGGCGGCGGTAAAGGCGCTCGCAGAACTTCTCGCAAATGACACTGAGATCGCGGTCCGCGAGATGGCGGCGTTTGCCCTCGGCGAGATCGAATCGATCGAGGCGGCGGATGTCATTCAGCGGGCGATCGGCGAGACTGGCAGGGCAAAGCTGCACAACGTCGTCGAGGCCGACATCCGCGGCCGGCTTGCCGAGGCTGCGGGAAAAATTGCCGCGGCGAATTCGAAAGATCCGAAGGCGAAAGACCTTGGGCAGGCGATACTCTTCGTTCTTGAGGCCGAGAAAATGCAAGACAGGACCGAACAACGAAACGAGTCTTCCGTCGGCTGA
- a CDS encoding peptidylprolyl isomerase, with the protein MLASDIDAVARANAARLLGAAEDKTAIDLLIKAATSDADSRVRVSAIRSLGALKDPKAVDPMIAHGTKLLADYKRSLRDGLVPAEHGEFVEVAVALGQMIPGSFNEAALKLFKEFATLDKGATSEVYVARVRIAPAKGDGNAPELTSWKQYRTLALIVGEFAGIEPPNEDSKKLKAEAPGVLEPLARAMAEADAKEEPQAILAAPDTLRAFARFGTESLDEILRIALRNPDVQIRAAAASLLGDRSVSEANLASLKTAAEYALVKDLNENDAALAAINAIFKLNKVGTLSVLDLAAGSPDNLIRRRVHEILNDEAIKGRELSPILKNIDRKDLVRVRRYAGKGTRLGQVLNTESDYRRAAARKNGAVRAELATLKGTFTIELLPDDAPLTVDNFIRLANSKYFDGLEVHRVVPNFVMQDGDPRGDGTGGPGWTIRCEVNMVPYGRGTVGMALAGKDTGGSQWFVTHAPQPHLDGGYTVFGRVNERDMAVVDRIVQGDKILTVRIVER; encoded by the coding sequence ATGCTGGCGTCTGACATAGATGCGGTTGCCCGGGCAAATGCCGCACGCCTGCTCGGAGCGGCCGAGGACAAGACGGCAATCGACCTGCTGATCAAAGCGGCCACTTCGGATGCCGACAGCCGCGTCCGTGTTTCGGCGATCCGTTCGCTGGGTGCGTTGAAAGACCCGAAAGCCGTTGACCCGATGATCGCACACGGCACAAAGCTGCTTGCCGACTATAAGCGCTCGCTCCGCGACGGCCTCGTCCCGGCGGAGCACGGCGAGTTCGTTGAGGTCGCCGTCGCGCTCGGGCAGATGATTCCGGGGAGCTTCAATGAGGCGGCACTAAAGCTCTTCAAGGAGTTTGCAACGCTCGATAAAGGTGCAACCTCAGAGGTCTATGTTGCCCGCGTCCGGATCGCCCCGGCGAAAGGTGATGGGAATGCTCCGGAACTTACAAGCTGGAAGCAATATCGGACGCTCGCGTTGATCGTTGGTGAGTTTGCCGGCATCGAACCTCCAAATGAGGATAGTAAGAAGCTGAAGGCGGAAGCTCCGGGCGTGCTTGAGCCGCTGGCGAGGGCGATGGCCGAGGCCGACGCGAAAGAAGAGCCCCAGGCGATACTTGCGGCACCGGATACGCTTCGGGCGTTTGCTCGTTTTGGTACGGAAAGCCTTGATGAGATATTGCGGATCGCGCTTCGCAATCCGGATGTTCAAATCCGAGCGGCGGCGGCATCGCTGCTCGGCGACCGGTCGGTTTCTGAGGCAAATCTCGCTTCGCTAAAGACCGCGGCCGAATATGCGCTCGTGAAAGACCTTAACGAGAACGACGCGGCACTCGCTGCGATCAACGCTATCTTTAAGCTCAATAAGGTCGGGACGCTTTCGGTGCTCGACCTCGCGGCCGGCTCGCCCGATAACCTAATTCGCCGGCGTGTTCATGAGATCTTGAACGACGAGGCGATCAAGGGCCGCGAGCTTTCGCCGATATTGAAGAACATTGACCGAAAGGACCTGGTCCGCGTTCGCCGGTATGCGGGCAAGGGCACAAGGCTCGGCCAGGTGCTCAACACCGAGAGCGATTATCGACGAGCGGCCGCCAGAAAAAATGGCGCGGTGCGGGCGGAGCTTGCGACCCTCAAAGGCACTTTCACCATCGAGCTCTTGCCGGATGATGCTCCGCTGACGGTTGATAACTTCATCCGGCTCGCCAATTCAAAATATTTCGACGGGCTCGAGGTTCATCGCGTGGTTCCGAATTTCGTGATGCAGGATGGCGACCCAAGGGGCGACGGCACCGGCGGCCCGGGCTGGACCATCCGCTGCGAGGTGAATATGGTGCCCTACGGCCGCGGAACGGTCGGAATGGCTCTTGCCGGAAAGGACACGGGTGGTTCTCAGTGGTTCGTTACTCATGCGCCGCAGCCGCACCTCGACGGCGGCTATACGGTCTTCGGCCGCGTTAACGAACGCGACATGGCGGTAGTGGACCGGATCGTGCAGGGCGATAAGATCCTGACCGTCCGAATAGTCGAACGGTGA
- a CDS encoding peptidylprolyl isomerase, giving the protein MKLPHLDGGYTVFGHVSERDMAVVNKIARGDKIQTVRIIER; this is encoded by the coding sequence ATGAAACTACCGCATCTCGACGGCGGCTACACGGTCTTCGGCCACGTCAGTGAACGCGACATGGCGGTCGTAAATAAGATCGCCCGCGGCGACAAGATACAAACCGTCCGCATTATCGAACGGTAG
- a CDS encoding PD40 domain-containing protein: protein MISKLFVAVVLLSFSLSAAGQTNGLAMPGEKRLANIKQLTNGGENAEAYFSFDGKKLIFQSKRDGRQCDQIYTMNIDGSDVRMVSTGKGRTTCSYFQKNGKKIVYGSTHLAGDACPTAPDFSQGYVWAIYPSYDIFVANADGSRPKQLTKEAGYDAEATISPNGKKIVFTSTRDGDLDIYTMDINGKNVKRLTTELGYDGGPFFSPDGKQIVYRAYHPKTEAEIARYKDRLKNDLIEPNNFEIWVMNADGSNKRQITKLGAASFAPFFTPDGKSIIFSTNYFAKDPRKRNFELAMINVDSTGLEQVTFNETFDGFPMFSPDGKKLVFASNRNAAKEGDTNVFIADWVK from the coding sequence ATGATCTCAAAACTATTTGTCGCAGTTGTCCTTCTTTCATTTTCATTGTCGGCAGCGGGCCAGACGAACGGGCTCGCGATGCCCGGCGAGAAACGGTTGGCTAATATCAAACAACTGACCAACGGCGGTGAGAACGCCGAGGCTTATTTTTCATTTGACGGAAAGAAACTGATCTTTCAGTCAAAACGCGACGGCCGCCAGTGTGATCAGATCTATACGATGAACATCGACGGCTCGGACGTGCGGATGGTCTCGACCGGCAAGGGCCGGACAACGTGCTCGTATTTTCAGAAGAACGGCAAGAAGATCGTTTACGGTTCGACCCATCTGGCCGGCGATGCCTGCCCAACGGCCCCGGATTTCTCCCAAGGATATGTTTGGGCGATATATCCGAGCTACGACATCTTTGTCGCCAATGCGGACGGCTCGCGGCCAAAACAGTTGACGAAAGAGGCCGGCTATGATGCGGAAGCGACCATCTCGCCAAACGGCAAGAAGATCGTCTTCACCTCGACCCGCGACGGCGACCTTGATATCTACACGATGGACATCAACGGCAAGAACGTTAAGCGGCTGACGACCGAGCTCGGCTACGACGGCGGCCCTTTCTTCTCGCCGGACGGCAAGCAGATCGTTTACCGTGCATATCACCCGAAGACCGAGGCCGAGATTGCCCGGTATAAGGACAGGCTCAAGAACGACCTGATCGAGCCAAACAACTTTGAGATCTGGGTGATGAATGCCGATGGCAGCAACAAGCGGCAGATAACGAAGCTTGGTGCGGCGTCATTTGCTCCGTTCTTTACGCCGGACGGAAAGTCGATCATCTTCTCGACGAACTATTTTGCCAAGGACCCGCGGAAGCGAAACTTTGAGCTTGCTATGATCAATGTGGACAGCACGGGACTCGAGCAGGTGACCTTCAACGAAACATTCGACGGCTTCCCGATGTTCTCGCCGGACGGCAAAAAGCTCGTCTTTGCCTCGAACCGCAACGCGGCCAAGGAGGGCGACACGAACGTCTTCATCGCCGATTGGGTGAAATAG
- a CDS encoding MBL fold metallo-hydrolase yields MKITSLSVPTPFYVGDVNVYLIREDPVTLIDVGPKTREAAEVLRRKLAAEGMLFSDVRRIVLTHAHEDHCGLARSIRDEAKDAEILVHDWETGHLFGRLAREEHRRLLMRSGVPESVFDEMQTMYEEISLLTDSIEDGGFRPLEDEMELEFESGSLRVLHTPGHTPGSCSFFREADRTLVCGDCVLKRITPNPVLSPDPLEPDRRFRSLQEYLVSLARLRELKPTLTYGGHGEPVTDYEEIFNRYLRAINERQARTISLAGRGGANAFEVAQKLFPNSIGHDVHRFLAISESVAHLDMAHAEGKLALELKDGIEHYRIR; encoded by the coding sequence ATGAAGATCACGTCGCTTTCCGTCCCAACACCATTTTACGTCGGCGACGTCAATGTCTATCTCATCCGCGAAGACCCGGTCACGCTCATCGACGTCGGCCCAAAGACCCGCGAGGCGGCCGAGGTTCTCCGCCGCAAACTCGCCGCCGAGGGCATGCTTTTCTCTGATGTCCGCCGCATCGTGCTGACCCACGCTCATGAAGACCATTGCGGGCTTGCCCGTTCGATCCGCGATGAAGCGAAGGATGCCGAGATACTCGTCCACGACTGGGAGACCGGCCATCTTTTCGGCCGGCTTGCCCGCGAGGAGCATCGCCGGCTGCTGATGCGTTCGGGCGTGCCGGAGAGCGTCTTTGACGAGATGCAGACGATGTATGAAGAGATAAGCCTGCTGACCGATTCGATTGAGGACGGCGGCTTTCGCCCGCTTGAGGACGAGATGGAGCTTGAGTTCGAATCCGGCTCGCTCCGCGTGCTCCATACGCCGGGCCACACACCGGGCTCGTGCTCCTTTTTCCGCGAGGCGGACCGGACGCTCGTCTGCGGCGATTGCGTGCTGAAACGCATAACGCCCAATCCCGTGCTCTCGCCCGACCCGCTTGAGCCCGACCGCCGCTTCCGCTCGCTGCAGGAATATCTCGTCAGCCTCGCACGCCTGCGTGAGCTAAAACCGACGCTCACCTACGGCGGCCACGGCGAGCCCGTTACCGATTATGAGGAGATCTTTAACCGCTATCTGCGTGCGATAAATGAACGGCAGGCGCGGACCATCTCGCTCGCCGGACGCGGCGGCGCGAATGCCTTTGAGGTCGCCCAGAAGCTTTTCCCAAACTCCATCGGCCACGACGTCCACCGTTTTCTCGCCATTTCAGAATCCGTCGCCCATCTCGACATGGCCCACGCCGAAGGCAAGCTCGCGCTCGAGCTCAAAGACGGCATCGAGCATTACCGCATTCGCTGA
- a CDS encoding FAD-dependent monooxygenase, with amino-acid sequence MNKREGKVLIAGGGPAGASLAIRLASAGREVVLIERDRFPRHKLCGEFISPECFGHFAELGVLEPMLSAGGERITETLFFPLSGRTVRIPGRAFGEPALGLSRSAMDAILLDRARAVGVEVIEGAAIASAPAELGELRAIDVRTADGTREIAADIFIDATGRGKALVKAFQRTKGNASERPARRSNGFVAFKAHLRGAELAAGRCEIHFFPGGYGGINRVEGGAVNHCFLVRSEAVKSVVGRVEDVLEKLVYKNASARNALIDSTAEMDWMAVSFEGFGRSELSYGERLFTVGDAASFIDPFTGSGMLMAIESSAVLAESLAAAADAQRVYAELYAKRFRRRLFVCSLLRNAAFRTRAATFVSAALGGLPFAAEALARLTRPQTSAAR; translated from the coding sequence ATGAACAAACGGGAAGGCAAAGTGCTGATCGCGGGCGGCGGCCCGGCGGGTGCGAGCCTGGCCATTCGGCTGGCATCGGCCGGACGCGAGGTTGTGCTAATTGAGCGCGACCGCTTTCCGCGGCACAAGCTTTGCGGCGAATTTATCTCGCCGGAGTGCTTCGGGCATTTTGCCGAGCTCGGCGTGCTCGAGCCGATGCTCTCGGCCGGCGGCGAGCGGATAACGGAGACGCTCTTTTTTCCTCTCAGCGGGCGGACGGTGCGGATCCCGGGCCGTGCTTTCGGCGAGCCGGCACTCGGGCTGAGCCGCTCGGCGATGGACGCGATCCTCTTAGATAGAGCCAGAGCCGTCGGCGTCGAGGTCATCGAAGGAGCGGCGATCGCTTCGGCTCCGGCCGAGCTAGGCGAGCTGCGGGCGATCGATGTCCGGACCGCCGATGGGACCCGCGAGATCGCGGCCGACATCTTCATTGACGCGACCGGCCGCGGCAAGGCGCTAGTCAAGGCTTTTCAACGCACGAAGGGCAATGCCAGCGAACGGCCGGCGAGGCGCTCGAACGGTTTCGTCGCCTTTAAGGCGCATCTCCGCGGCGCCGAGCTTGCCGCGGGCCGCTGCGAGATACATTTCTTCCCCGGCGGCTATGGCGGTATCAATCGCGTCGAGGGCGGCGCCGTCAATCATTGCTTTCTCGTCCGGAGCGAGGCGGTAAAAAGCGTCGTCGGCCGCGTCGAGGACGTGCTCGAAAAGCTCGTTTACAAAAATGCCAGTGCGCGAAACGCGCTCATCGATTCAACGGCCGAGATGGACTGGATGGCAGTTTCGTTCGAGGGGTTTGGGCGTTCGGAACTGAGCTACGGCGAGCGGCTCTTTACCGTCGGCGACGCAGCTTCGTTCATTGATCCATTTACCGGCAGCGGGATGCTGATGGCCATCGAAAGCTCAGCAGTACTTGCTGAAAGCCTCGCGGCCGCGGCCGACGCGCAGCGGGTTTATGCTGAGCTTTACGCAAAGCGGTTTCGCCGCAGGCTCTTCGTTTGCTCGCTCCTCAGGAACGCCGCGTTCCGAACTCGAGCTGCCACTTTTGTCTCCGCAGCACTCGGCGGGCTACCATTTGCGGCCGAAGCCCTCGCCAGGCTGACCCGCCCACAAACCTCCGCCGCCCGTTAA